From one Catenuloplanes nepalensis genomic stretch:
- a CDS encoding SCO2525 family SAM-dependent methyltransferase translates to MTDTQTRSNAEWAWDAFDSDLYFEHNYDSVRRADSEILDHLGRFFSTAQPRRHGRAIDVGTGTNLYPALSMLPWADRVTLYERARTNRAWLARQQASPSASWAEFAGRLRAGRPGYDVIADPTTAISDRTEIVAGNIFTLPQDGAYDMGTMFFVAESITQNRHEFERATRNFIGSLKRFAPFVAAFMKESQGYRVGTLDFPALAVDENDIERCLAGLTHNVSVHTVDDTTLRDGYKGMIVVTGFAGRGSASHRKANQRDGRPT, encoded by the coding sequence ATGACCGATACACAGACTCGGTCGAACGCGGAGTGGGCGTGGGACGCATTCGACTCTGACTTGTACTTCGAGCACAACTACGACAGCGTGCGCCGGGCCGACAGCGAGATTCTCGATCATCTCGGCCGGTTCTTCTCGACCGCCCAGCCACGCCGGCACGGGCGGGCGATCGACGTCGGCACCGGCACCAATCTCTACCCCGCGCTGTCGATGCTGCCCTGGGCGGACCGGGTGACGCTGTACGAGCGCGCGCGGACCAACCGTGCGTGGCTAGCGCGCCAGCAGGCGTCGCCGAGCGCGAGCTGGGCCGAGTTCGCCGGGCGGCTCCGCGCCGGCCGGCCGGGCTACGACGTGATCGCCGACCCCACCACCGCGATCAGCGACCGCACCGAGATCGTCGCGGGCAACATCTTCACGCTGCCGCAGGACGGCGCGTACGACATGGGGACGATGTTCTTCGTCGCCGAGTCGATCACGCAGAACCGTCACGAGTTCGAGCGGGCCACCCGCAACTTCATCGGGTCGCTGAAGCGGTTCGCCCCATTCGTCGCCGCCTTCATGAAGGAATCCCAGGGTTATCGGGTCGGCACGCTGGACTTTCCCGCGCTGGCCGTGGACGAGAACGACATCGAACGCTGCCTTGCGGGCCTGACACACAATGTCAGTGTCCATACTGTGGACGACACGACGCTGCGCGACGGCTACAAAGGAATGATCGTCGTGACGGGTTTCGCGGGCAGAGGCAGTGCGTCTCACAGGAAGGCGAACCAGCGGGATGGACGTCCAACCTAG
- a CDS encoding SCO2524 family protein encodes MDVQPRQHLLEVWRAFASYSGSGSDWRWGGRDGSNSISDAEQLLCVMAPAADVPTFRIDRPDETEDDVIGSLAALGDHLGLPKRLVQLITDYLETYTAPDGTPIFSGDSYFSASHPGTDDEIKPEQRGLDVVDSFSISVTLMLATIGFAKTFRSVVTREALRQQVDRLEEMASIRLTAAMVGLLRSFAVNVFDTTDEEGRLLLRSANQGGLPERQVVEELRRSLREINARLRDDVTIGSGAEEGSRLDNPHRLFECGWSWGLVENAPLVQVSDPVGQQHEGVAEPKPYLYFTVVALEAIRSLFSERTRLLGLLNDEQLRLAQALQLRWDLTQSYWSVVGTFGSDRWPLEDMPWRATDGVQSDYFTLLISGMVVQDLVTRRASDADLARVGAVLDELANRSRITRRPFGDDPAVHLHHPGVAFALVGSEKGGGPQLGWVASDFAPVLLKRTVQLAGLLSDNEARQNATSLAGRVWTHLTERRLTDDRAANLWDDPSRVLGIDVTHTLPSWYYTKRVVDCLIQAAQVIRSSPPRSERLTGIAADLLIEAEHLYDQEQLNGLAQRGERLRTELEQVNRQLQRARRILRQRPGSAKALAEDVLIRLDRLAAAREATAEPV; translated from the coding sequence ATGGACGTCCAACCTAGGCAGCATCTCCTGGAGGTCTGGCGGGCGTTCGCCAGCTACTCCGGCAGCGGATCCGACTGGCGCTGGGGCGGGCGCGACGGCAGCAACTCGATCAGCGACGCGGAGCAGCTGCTCTGCGTCATGGCACCGGCCGCGGACGTGCCCACGTTCCGCATCGACCGGCCGGACGAGACCGAGGACGACGTCATCGGCTCGCTGGCCGCGCTCGGCGACCACCTCGGGTTGCCGAAGCGGCTGGTCCAGCTGATCACCGACTACCTGGAGACGTACACGGCGCCGGACGGCACGCCGATCTTCTCCGGCGACAGCTACTTCAGCGCCTCCCATCCCGGCACGGACGACGAGATCAAGCCCGAGCAGCGCGGTCTCGACGTGGTCGACTCGTTCTCCATCTCCGTCACGCTCATGCTGGCGACCATCGGTTTCGCGAAGACGTTCCGGTCCGTGGTCACCCGGGAGGCACTGCGCCAGCAGGTCGACCGGCTGGAGGAGATGGCGAGCATCCGGCTCACCGCCGCGATGGTCGGCCTGCTGCGCAGCTTCGCGGTCAACGTCTTCGACACCACCGACGAGGAGGGGCGGCTGCTGCTGCGCTCCGCCAACCAGGGCGGGCTGCCGGAGCGGCAGGTCGTGGAGGAGCTGCGCCGATCGCTGCGGGAGATCAACGCCCGCCTCCGGGACGACGTCACCATCGGTTCCGGTGCCGAGGAGGGCAGCCGGCTGGACAACCCGCACCGCCTCTTCGAGTGCGGCTGGTCCTGGGGCCTGGTGGAGAACGCGCCGCTGGTCCAGGTGTCGGACCCGGTCGGGCAGCAGCACGAGGGCGTCGCCGAACCCAAGCCGTACCTGTACTTCACCGTGGTCGCGCTGGAGGCGATCCGGTCGCTGTTCTCCGAGCGCACCCGGCTGCTCGGCCTGCTCAACGACGAGCAGCTGCGCCTGGCGCAGGCGCTGCAGCTGCGCTGGGACCTCACCCAGTCGTACTGGTCGGTCGTCGGCACGTTCGGCTCGGACCGGTGGCCGCTGGAGGACATGCCGTGGCGGGCCACCGACGGTGTCCAGTCCGACTACTTCACGCTGCTGATCAGCGGCATGGTGGTGCAGGACCTGGTCACCCGGCGGGCGTCGGACGCCGATCTGGCCCGGGTCGGCGCGGTGCTGGACGAGCTGGCCAACCGCAGCCGGATCACCCGCCGCCCGTTCGGCGACGACCCGGCCGTCCACCTGCACCATCCGGGCGTGGCGTTCGCGCTGGTCGGCAGCGAGAAGGGGGGCGGCCCACAGCTGGGCTGGGTCGCGTCGGACTTCGCGCCGGTGCTGCTCAAGCGCACGGTGCAGCTGGCCGGCCTGCTCTCCGACAACGAGGCCCGGCAGAACGCCACGTCGCTGGCCGGCCGCGTCTGGACGCACCTCACCGAACGACGACTCACCGACGACCGGGCCGCGAACCTGTGGGACGACCCGTCCCGGGTCCTCGGCATCGACGTCACGCACACGCTCCCGTCGTGGTACTACACGAAGCGCGTGGTCGACTGCCTGATCCAGGCCGCCCAGGTGATCCGCAGCTCGCCGCCGCGCAGTGAGCGGCTCACCGGCATCGCCGCCGACCTGCTGATCGAGGCCGAGCATCTGTACGACCAGGAGCAGCTCAACGGCCTCGCACAGCGCGGCGAGCGGCTGCGCACCGAGCTGGAGCAGGTCAACCGCCAGCTCCAGCGGGCCCGCCGGATCCTGCGGCAGCGGCCGGGCAGCGCGAAGGCACTGGCCGAGGACGTGCTCATCCGCCTCGATCGCCTCGCCGCCGCGCGCGAGGCCACCGCCGAGCCGGTGTGA
- a CDS encoding SCO2523 family variant P-loop protein has product MLVFATSDKGGTGRSVTSSNVVYRHSLQGGDACYLDFDFGSPTAGAIFQISAAQAGVEHDGMHSYLRGQAASPRRLNVWTESQRPSLRSRPAGAGRLMLYPGDAGGGEFASTEEIVDRCAELFLRLDEEFDLCLVDLSAGRSYAIDIALAATARDDLAHLRHRWLVFHRWTSQHIGAAASLVYGDRGILRIGEARGHDPRRLSGSVRFVRTAVVDPRSPEYAGLRPEQLAWVDACNQELQRQAARERVGRTLMLGQIPLDPVLQWREQLLTDGDVWQRHAANQETVDALDALAKRIVDDTAWEGL; this is encoded by the coding sequence ATGCTCGTCTTCGCCACGTCCGACAAGGGCGGCACCGGACGCTCGGTGACCAGCAGCAACGTGGTCTACCGGCACTCACTGCAGGGCGGCGACGCCTGCTACCTCGACTTCGACTTCGGCTCCCCCACCGCGGGCGCGATCTTCCAGATCTCGGCGGCGCAGGCCGGGGTGGAGCACGACGGCATGCACTCCTACCTGCGTGGTCAGGCCGCGTCGCCGCGCCGGCTGAACGTGTGGACCGAGTCGCAGCGGCCGAGCCTGCGCAGCCGCCCGGCCGGGGCGGGGCGGCTGATGCTCTACCCGGGCGACGCGGGCGGCGGCGAGTTCGCCTCGACCGAGGAGATCGTCGACCGGTGCGCGGAGCTGTTCCTGCGGCTGGACGAGGAGTTCGACCTCTGCCTGGTCGACCTGAGCGCGGGCCGGTCGTACGCGATCGACATCGCGCTGGCCGCGACCGCGCGCGACGACCTGGCCCACCTCCGGCACCGGTGGCTGGTCTTCCACCGGTGGACCAGCCAGCACATCGGCGCCGCGGCCAGCCTGGTCTACGGCGACCGGGGCATCCTGCGGATCGGCGAGGCGCGCGGCCATGACCCGCGGCGGCTCTCCGGCTCGGTGCGCTTCGTGCGGACCGCGGTGGTCGACCCACGGTCCCCGGAGTACGCCGGGCTCCGGCCGGAGCAGCTGGCCTGGGTGGACGCGTGCAACCAGGAGCTGCAGCGGCAGGCCGCGCGGGAGCGGGTCGGCCGCACGCTGATGCTCGGCCAGATCCCGCTCGACCCGGTGCTGCAGTGGCGCGAACAGCTGCTCACGGACGGCGACGTCTGGCAGCGGCACGCGGCCAACCAGGAGACCGTCGACGCGCTCGACGCACTGGCCAAGCGGATCGTCGACGACACCGCCTGGGAGGGCCTGTGA
- a CDS encoding SCO2522 family protein, with the protein MTVPEVTYTETTATPRVRSTPLAHLSIELGHLYMEDFAAGPARLRAQFRRVRPWADALRRMEADSRPGQATRISTCFLIDDYFAPFGSPAEVIPELAAAADEAGLRIDYIARESACATADGVEVARIVEGRLVADPPRGTNGSRPPVHQSGWLANGEPPSTGAAASEAMDAARGWQPPRQNAVKNHSIYVDVEIWQDRKAGRLWACPFLAAVWQLLRLGLLRDRGEPVWRPEPATRADLPGSWHEMPAVVAWEPRAAPFAAYRTASVLDTRFIEIETAVRVILSQVAVQRDVGEQVAARAATEGITLPPEVVDRIDYVFTSRG; encoded by the coding sequence GTGACCGTCCCGGAGGTGACCTACACCGAGACGACCGCGACCCCGAGGGTACGGTCGACGCCGCTCGCCCACCTCTCCATCGAGCTGGGCCACCTCTACATGGAGGACTTCGCGGCCGGGCCGGCGCGGCTGCGCGCGCAGTTCCGCCGGGTCCGGCCGTGGGCGGACGCGCTGCGGCGGATGGAGGCGGACAGCCGGCCCGGCCAGGCCACCCGGATCAGCACCTGCTTCCTCATCGACGACTACTTCGCGCCGTTCGGCTCGCCCGCCGAGGTGATACCGGAGCTGGCCGCGGCCGCGGACGAGGCCGGGCTGCGGATCGACTACATCGCGCGCGAGTCGGCCTGCGCGACCGCGGACGGCGTCGAGGTGGCCCGGATCGTGGAGGGCCGGCTGGTCGCCGACCCGCCGCGCGGCACGAACGGGTCCCGGCCGCCGGTGCACCAGAGCGGCTGGCTCGCCAACGGTGAGCCGCCGTCCACCGGCGCGGCCGCGTCCGAGGCGATGGACGCGGCCCGGGGCTGGCAGCCGCCCCGGCAGAACGCGGTGAAGAACCACTCGATCTACGTCGACGTGGAGATCTGGCAGGACCGCAAGGCCGGGCGGCTCTGGGCGTGCCCGTTCCTGGCCGCGGTCTGGCAGCTGCTCCGGCTGGGCCTGCTGCGGGACCGCGGCGAGCCGGTCTGGCGCCCGGAGCCGGCCACCCGCGCGGACCTGCCGGGCTCCTGGCACGAGATGCCGGCCGTGGTCGCGTGGGAGCCGCGGGCCGCGCCGTTCGCCGCCTACCGGACCGCCTCGGTGCTGGACACCCGGTTCATCGAGATCGAGACCGCGGTTCGGGTGATCCTGAGCCAGGTCGCGGTCCAGCGCGACGTCGGCGAGCAGGTCGCGGCGCGCGCCGCGACGGAGGGCATCACGCTGCCGCCCGAGGTCGTGGACCGCATCGACTACGTCTTCACCTCGCGGGGGTGA